A stretch of the Polyangiaceae bacterium genome encodes the following:
- a CDS encoding tetratricopeptide repeat protein, with protein sequence MAEPARTRAEGYEHRAVELDRLGERQAALHFATRALVVRLADCGYDCPEVAYSFVQLGDLRFQNGQPEHAAQSYARALEVLSPHRASHGGWVGATSERLARACAESRRPPPGCGIHPRRAGSNPRGDAP encoded by the coding sequence GTGGCCGAGCCCGCGCGCACGCGCGCCGAGGGCTACGAGCACCGAGCCGTGGAGCTGGATCGCCTGGGCGAACGGCAGGCGGCGCTGCACTTCGCGACCCGCGCTCTGGTGGTGCGGCTGGCGGACTGCGGCTACGACTGCCCCGAGGTCGCCTACTCGTTCGTGCAGCTCGGCGATCTCCGCTTCCAGAACGGCCAGCCCGAGCACGCCGCCCAGAGCTACGCGCGAGCGCTCGAGGTGCTTTCCCCGCACCGAGCGAGCCACGGCGGCTGGGTCGGCGCGACCTCCGAGCGCCTGGCTCGGGCCTGCGCCGAGTCACGGCGCCCGCCGCCGGGCTGCGGAATCCATCCGCGCAGGGCCGGCTCCAACCCCCGAGGAGACGCGCCTTGA
- a CDS encoding polyhydroxyalkanoic acid system family protein: MSFGIDHAHSLPIDDARARIRALGEYLSNKHGIAVTWSSDDQAKIAGKYLVVSIEGSVTVEDKRVRFEGKDPGMLWRGKAKDYLSAKLSKYLNPATKLEDLPRS, encoded by the coding sequence ATGAGCTTCGGCATCGATCACGCCCACTCTCTGCCCATCGACGACGCGCGGGCGCGCATCCGCGCGCTGGGCGAGTACCTCTCGAACAAACACGGCATCGCCGTGACCTGGAGCAGCGACGACCAGGCCAAGATCGCCGGCAAGTACCTGGTGGTCTCCATCGAGGGTAGCGTCACCGTGGAAGACAAGCGCGTGCGCTTCGAGGGCAAGGACCCGGGCATGCTCTGGCGCGGCAAGGCCAAGGACTACTTGAGCGCGAAGCTCTCGAAGTACCTGAACCCGGCGACGAAGCTCGAAGACCTGCCTCGATCCTGA
- a CDS encoding peptidylprolyl isomerase, translating to MKRAFAVVLASACATPAPAPPPRTVLVATPAEPAETAPEPRAASCTPAVREPRPIRPPREVAPSPDDPLGGRFELADAIRELSGGWPLVATLETSEGDLECTLWDQVAPRTVASFVGLARGLRPWREPKSGAWRARPAYDGSSFHRVIPGFMIQGGDPLGTGSGEPGFLLPDEIDESVHSDRRGLLFMANRGPDTNGMQFFVLDAPAPHIDGRYTAFGECEPGDVISGIARVPTGAGDRPVTPVSIERVRIAFKEPCR from the coding sequence ATGAAGCGCGCGTTCGCCGTCGTGCTCGCGAGCGCGTGCGCCACGCCAGCCCCCGCACCTCCCCCGCGCACGGTGCTCGTCGCGACTCCCGCGGAGCCGGCCGAGACCGCCCCCGAGCCTCGCGCTGCGAGCTGCACGCCGGCCGTCCGCGAGCCAAGGCCGATCCGTCCCCCGAGGGAGGTGGCCCCCAGCCCGGACGACCCGCTCGGCGGGCGCTTCGAGCTGGCCGACGCGATCCGCGAGCTCAGCGGCGGCTGGCCGCTCGTGGCGACGCTCGAGACCTCCGAGGGCGACCTCGAGTGCACGCTGTGGGACCAGGTGGCGCCGCGCACGGTCGCGAGCTTCGTCGGTCTGGCGCGCGGCCTGCGCCCGTGGCGCGAGCCGAAGAGCGGTGCTTGGCGCGCGCGCCCGGCCTACGACGGCTCGAGCTTCCACCGCGTGATCCCCGGCTTCATGATCCAGGGCGGCGATCCGCTCGGGACCGGCAGCGGCGAGCCGGGCTTCCTCTTGCCGGACGAGATCGACGAGTCCGTCCACAGCGATCGCCGCGGTCTGCTCTTCATGGCGAACCGCGGCCCCGACACCAACGGGATGCAGTTCTTCGTCCTCGACGCCCCGGCGCCACACATCGACGGCCGCTACACGGCCTTCGGCGAGTGCGAGCCGGGCGACGTGATCTCCGGCATCGCCCGCGTGCCCACCGGCGCAGGAGACCGGCCGGTCACGCCGGTGAGCATCGAGCGCGTGCGGATCGCGTTCAAAGAGCCGTGCCGCTGA
- a CDS encoding DUF1232 domain-containing protein, whose amino-acid sequence MLLAVLYVIMPLDFVPDVAVVVGWIDDLIALLGAGTGLLLALRRYQRKQGAELEARQPAYVAPNVVETQGTEVR is encoded by the coding sequence ATGCTGCTGGCGGTGCTCTACGTGATCATGCCGCTCGACTTCGTGCCGGACGTGGCCGTCGTCGTCGGCTGGATCGACGACCTGATCGCCCTGCTCGGCGCCGGAACGGGTCTGCTCCTGGCGCTCAGGCGCTACCAGCGGAAGCAGGGCGCGGAGCTCGAGGCGCGCCAGCCGGCTTACGTCGCGCCGAACGTCGTCGAGACGCAGGGCACCGAGGTCCGCTGA
- a CDS encoding DUF2927 domain-containing protein, translating to MRSIFVLALALLVPQLGCGELDSGAGGSGGSGALGGAGSGGLAGTGGLAGAPNAALVKQWAREVALGTEYGGGSKQVARWADSPSLSVVTGSAADRVHLNELVPILNQDLGPTPIQVVADGDDSADIRVYFTPLADFTAIGQQHGFPVVPGNWGYFYMFWDADQALTKTFVLLATDKLSGDQLRHFTFEELTQSLGLATDSDIFPDSIFYANGADGGDATELSALDRRLLWFLYAHTQPGDDQAAFDAAFDQYF from the coding sequence GTGCGTTCGATCTTCGTCCTGGCCCTAGCGCTCCTCGTCCCGCAGCTCGGCTGCGGCGAGCTCGACTCGGGCGCGGGCGGCAGCGGCGGGTCGGGTGCCCTGGGCGGCGCAGGCTCCGGCGGCCTGGCAGGAACCGGCGGCCTGGCGGGCGCGCCGAACGCCGCGTTGGTCAAGCAGTGGGCGCGCGAGGTCGCGCTCGGGACGGAGTACGGCGGCGGCTCGAAGCAGGTCGCGCGTTGGGCCGACTCGCCCTCGCTGTCGGTGGTGACAGGATCGGCGGCGGACCGAGTCCACCTGAACGAGCTCGTCCCGATCCTGAATCAGGACCTCGGACCGACGCCCATCCAGGTGGTCGCCGACGGCGACGACAGCGCCGACATCCGCGTCTACTTCACGCCCCTCGCCGACTTCACTGCCATCGGCCAGCAGCACGGCTTCCCCGTCGTCCCGGGAAACTGGGGCTACTTCTACATGTTCTGGGACGCAGACCAGGCGCTGACCAAGACCTTCGTGCTCCTCGCTACCGACAAGCTGTCGGGCGACCAGCTGCGGCACTTCACCTTCGAAGAGCTGACCCAGTCCCTGGGCCTGGCCACGGACTCCGACATCTTCCCCGACAGCATCTTCTACGCGAACGGCGCCGATGGCGGAGACGCCACCGAGCTCAGCGCGCTCGATCGGCGGCTCCTGTGGTTCCTGTACGCTCACACGCAGCCGGGGGACGACCAGGCGGCCTTCGACGCGGCGTTCGACCAATACTTCTAG
- a CDS encoding rhodanese-like domain-containing protein encodes MLRRRFGDVSPAEAKQLVEGGALLLDVRTPGEFAGGHLPSAVNVPVGELGGRLESLAPKDRAVVVYCASGVRSAVAAGVLRDAGFSSVKNLGAMSRW; translated from the coding sequence ATGCTGCGCCGCCGCTTCGGCGACGTGTCGCCCGCAGAGGCCAAGCAGCTCGTCGAAGGTGGCGCGCTGCTCCTGGACGTGCGCACGCCCGGCGAGTTCGCAGGCGGTCACCTGCCCAGCGCCGTGAACGTGCCGGTCGGCGAGCTCGGCGGGAGGCTCGAGAGCCTCGCGCCGAAAGACAGGGCCGTGGTCGTCTACTGCGCCTCCGGCGTGCGGAGCGCCGTCGCCGCCGGCGTGCTGCGCGACGCGGGCTTCTCCAGCGTGAAGAACCTGGGCGCGATGTCGCGCTGGTGA
- a CDS encoding thrombospondin type 3 repeat-containing protein gives MEGPSATNAQEVYGAGVAPDMISTSGFVAPVGQISTGSLGCSGTAVADDAVVTAAHCMCNWSTGQWVGTTGVTFNLPQAGGFNSLVASYSVHPAVQCSPLSKVPLLGVVDLAVLRLTTPIPVNVVQDYPRVHLGPMKADWDSGKLSPFTSTAYGAFVVGWGGTVKYDSAAGGGTRRFGSVSPHPAKDPCDKPVLEGHCNNLFEWESFVNPASWAVTAQGDSGGPLYVTDTATDALVVAGVSSGYYDPALKCCKGCPCEANPPPVQNVWAPTGDVGSIGNHTFLIAALGGDSDKDGLPDAVDNCPLVKNIDQLDEDGDNVGDVCDNCPPSACTGFPPLFATCKNPAQADWDGDGLGDTCDLCPETPKSGGFPQGDDDGDGVGNDCDTCATSSGYSGCSQNGQCAAKNAGFCVFDQPLGPFVLGRCSRPDDSDADQIPDACDTCPGFPNASTLNTNDLAEERERIWNPSVAILADDCDPVPIVRVPVQKPIVMDLISYDNLDTSNGTGPDEAVDIPQERWLGKQTPSEPVGSPLSETWGYRACDCFALDGTPRPLKECVGLSTQCPYGAPVGDPAWTIPTITLTNGTPFLDSNGMTLLPGSFSRGSAQAMTLSWRWRDDVKSGKVPGDGTCGATVQSCKAHVALFTTTQGPDASPRDASAKLRDVFQIVDGPAIKTFLPIPNAFLPTACSFVPCLEWYNPKLYLFDPALDDFSQAFDGPVLLTKVGSTIAALAQPASHDLGGAIAPAVAALVGDPTRMWLTPVEPARRVRSLPQRGGVQAVSFPRDFTSTARIDVVVATRTGLIADRRIDDGGISAAAAAAEPGLRARSDVRAVLSGVEEAVYMVGGREDDGLPSQAIWRYTIADRAWKIVAEHASVAPSSRVLAVTYDEPRGKLYVLDIDDEPLPGNKSRARLASYDVRAGTAEQLATWPFAGVYEQLWLAATEDGSVLLFGAKQQTYKIWRLQAKPAGVKYTGNHTGVGSLLGQPTMGERDPVIAVKTGAGILAYRTLSPGDFSGPQPCSAL, from the coding sequence ATGGAGGGGCCCAGCGCGACGAACGCGCAGGAGGTGTACGGCGCCGGTGTGGCGCCCGACATGATCTCGACCTCTGGCTTCGTAGCGCCGGTCGGGCAGATCTCGACCGGGTCGCTGGGTTGCTCCGGCACCGCGGTCGCTGACGACGCAGTCGTCACCGCTGCGCACTGCATGTGCAACTGGAGCACCGGGCAGTGGGTCGGGACGACGGGCGTGACTTTCAACTTGCCGCAGGCGGGCGGGTTCAATTCTTTGGTCGCGAGCTACTCGGTCCATCCGGCAGTGCAGTGTTCTCCGCTCTCGAAAGTCCCCCTGCTGGGCGTTGTGGATCTGGCGGTGCTGAGGCTCACCACGCCGATCCCGGTCAACGTCGTTCAGGACTACCCGCGCGTGCACCTTGGTCCGATGAAGGCAGATTGGGACTCGGGCAAGCTCAGTCCCTTCACCAGCACTGCGTACGGCGCGTTCGTCGTCGGTTGGGGCGGAACCGTGAAGTACGACTCGGCCGCTGGCGGTGGTACGCGCCGTTTTGGATCCGTGTCCCCCCATCCGGCGAAAGACCCCTGCGACAAGCCCGTGCTGGAAGGGCACTGCAACAACCTATTTGAGTGGGAGTCGTTTGTGAATCCCGCCTCCTGGGCTGTCACCGCCCAAGGCGACTCGGGAGGACCGCTCTACGTCACCGACACGGCCACCGACGCCCTTGTCGTGGCCGGCGTGTCCTCGGGCTATTACGACCCTGCCTTGAAGTGCTGCAAGGGCTGCCCGTGCGAAGCCAATCCCCCGCCGGTCCAAAACGTCTGGGCGCCGACGGGAGACGTCGGCTCCATCGGGAACCACACGTTCCTGATCGCTGCGCTAGGCGGGGACTCGGACAAGGACGGCCTTCCCGACGCCGTCGACAACTGCCCTCTCGTGAAGAACATAGACCAGCTCGACGAAGACGGCGACAACGTGGGCGACGTCTGCGACAACTGCCCCCCCTCGGCCTGCACGGGGTTTCCTCCGCTCTTCGCCACCTGCAAGAACCCCGCGCAGGCGGACTGGGACGGGGACGGGCTCGGCGACACCTGTGACCTCTGCCCCGAGACGCCGAAGAGCGGGGGCTTCCCGCAGGGCGACGACGACGGGGACGGCGTCGGGAACGACTGCGACACGTGCGCCACCTCGAGCGGGTATTCGGGCTGCTCGCAGAACGGCCAGTGCGCTGCGAAGAACGCGGGGTTCTGCGTCTTCGATCAGCCCCTGGGTCCATTCGTGCTGGGACGCTGCAGTCGCCCGGACGACAGCGACGCGGACCAGATCCCCGATGCGTGCGACACCTGCCCGGGCTTCCCGAACGCCTCCACCCTCAACACCAACGACCTGGCTGAAGAGCGCGAGCGCATCTGGAATCCGTCCGTCGCCATCCTGGCCGACGACTGCGATCCGGTCCCCATCGTGCGCGTCCCGGTGCAGAAGCCGATCGTCATGGACTTGATCAGCTACGACAACCTCGACACCAGCAACGGCACCGGCCCGGACGAGGCCGTGGACATCCCGCAGGAGAGGTGGCTCGGCAAGCAAACGCCGAGCGAGCCCGTGGGCAGCCCGCTCTCGGAGACATGGGGCTACCGGGCGTGCGACTGCTTCGCGCTGGACGGCACCCCGAGGCCGCTGAAGGAGTGTGTCGGACTGTCCACTCAGTGCCCCTATGGTGCCCCCGTCGGCGATCCGGCCTGGACAATCCCAACAATCACGCTGACCAATGGCACACCGTTCCTGGACTCGAACGGCATGACGCTGCTCCCGGGATCGTTCTCGCGCGGCTCGGCCCAGGCGATGACGCTGAGCTGGCGGTGGCGCGACGACGTGAAGAGCGGGAAGGTTCCGGGGGACGGCACCTGCGGCGCAACCGTGCAGTCCTGCAAGGCGCACGTGGCGCTCTTCACGACGACGCAGGGACCGGACGCGAGCCCTCGCGACGCGAGCGCGAAGCTCCGCGACGTGTTCCAGATCGTCGACGGGCCGGCGATCAAGACCTTCCTGCCGATCCCCAACGCGTTCCTGCCTACGGCGTGCTCGTTCGTTCCGTGTCTCGAGTGGTATAATCCCAAGCTCTACCTCTTCGACCCCGCGCTCGACGACTTCTCGCAGGCGTTCGACGGTCCGGTGCTGCTCACCAAGGTGGGGAGCACGATCGCCGCGCTCGCGCAGCCGGCGAGCCACGACCTTGGGGGCGCCATCGCGCCGGCGGTCGCGGCGCTGGTCGGGGATCCGACCCGAATGTGGCTGACTCCCGTCGAGCCGGCCCGTCGGGTGCGGAGCTTGCCGCAGCGAGGCGGCGTCCAGGCCGTCTCGTTCCCACGGGACTTCACCTCGACCGCGCGCATCGACGTCGTCGTTGCCACTCGAACCGGACTGATCGCGGACCGGCGCATCGACGACGGCGGGATCTCCGCCGCAGCGGCCGCCGCCGAGCCGGGCCTCCGGGCGCGCAGCGACGTGCGCGCCGTTCTCTCCGGTGTCGAAGAGGCCGTCTACATGGTGGGGGGCCGGGAGGACGACGGCCTGCCGAGCCAGGCCATCTGGCGGTACACCATCGCCGACCGCGCCTGGAAGATCGTCGCGGAGCACGCCTCCGTCGCGCCCTCGTCCCGGGTGCTCGCCGTGACCTACGACGAGCCCCGCGGGAAGCTCTACGTCCTCGATATCGATGACGAGCCTCTCCCGGGCAACAAGTCGAGGGCGCGCCTCGCGAGCTACGACGTCCGGGCGGGCACCGCGGAGCAGCTCGCGACCTGGCCGTTCGCCGGCGTCTACGAGCAGCTCTGGCTCGCCGCCACCGAGGACGGCAGCGTGCTGCTCTTCGGCGCGAAGCAGCAGACCTACAAAATCTGGCGGCTCCAAGCGAAGCCAGCCGGCGTCAAGTACACGGGCAATCACACCGGAGTGGGCAGCCTGCTCGGCCAACCCACCATGGGCGAGCGCGATCCGGTGATCGCGGTCAAGACTGGCGCGGGGATCCTCGCCTACCGCACCCTCTCCCCCGGCGACTTCTCTGGTCCTCAGCCGTGCTCGGCGCTCTGA
- a CDS encoding tetratricopeptide repeat protein: MRFVSFLSLLLCLIFAAPPCLGDAKLALEKFKQAQKAYDAKDYAQALELARAALEGTGSPNARLYVARALRELGQLPEAHGELERTLRDARDAAKTDAKYEPTRDAAAAELALLDQRVGKVIVALVDPPPGAKVELNGKALDATQIGQPVAVAPGDVLARAHGDGAVAVEKQIQIAAGATQTITLVFKEAAPAAVAPVAPEPSRDRGPPAKQGGSLRTVGYVLAGVGVAGIAVFAVTGSMASSKYGELEDACGSTRCTDPKYADTVDSGKRLETIANVGLIAGGVGLLGGGALILFGGPKEQKSSAGLRGTPGGMSFEYVRRF; the protein is encoded by the coding sequence ATGCGCTTCGTCTCGTTCCTGTCCTTACTGCTTTGTCTGATCTTCGCGGCGCCGCCGTGCCTGGGTGACGCCAAGCTGGCGCTCGAAAAGTTCAAGCAAGCTCAGAAGGCCTACGACGCCAAGGACTACGCGCAGGCGCTGGAGCTCGCCCGCGCCGCGCTGGAGGGCACCGGCAGCCCGAACGCTCGGCTCTACGTGGCGCGCGCGCTGCGCGAGCTGGGGCAGCTGCCGGAGGCTCACGGCGAGCTCGAGCGGACGCTCCGAGACGCCCGCGACGCCGCCAAGACGGACGCGAAGTACGAGCCGACCCGCGACGCGGCAGCGGCCGAGCTCGCCCTCTTGGATCAGCGCGTGGGCAAGGTCATCGTCGCGCTCGTGGACCCGCCGCCCGGCGCGAAGGTCGAGCTCAACGGCAAGGCGCTCGACGCGACGCAGATCGGACAACCCGTAGCCGTCGCTCCCGGCGACGTGCTGGCCCGCGCCCACGGCGACGGCGCGGTGGCGGTCGAGAAGCAGATCCAGATCGCCGCCGGCGCGACCCAGACCATCACGCTCGTGTTCAAGGAGGCGGCGCCCGCCGCGGTCGCTCCCGTGGCGCCGGAGCCCTCGCGCGACCGCGGCCCTCCCGCCAAGCAGGGCGGCAGCCTGCGAACCGTGGGCTACGTCCTCGCCGGCGTGGGCGTCGCCGGCATCGCCGTCTTCGCGGTCACGGGCTCGATGGCGAGCTCGAAATACGGCGAGCTGGAGGACGCCTGCGGCAGCACGCGCTGCACGGATCCGAAATACGCCGACACGGTGGACAGCGGAAAGCGCCTGGAGACCATCGCGAACGTCGGGCTGATCGCCGGCGGCGTCGGGCTCCTCGGTGGGGGCGCATTGATCTTGTTCGGGGGCCCGAAGGAGCAGAAGTCGAGCGCCGGGCTCCGCGGCACGCCGGGCGGGATGTCATTCGAGTACGTGCGGCGTTTCTAA
- a CDS encoding M48 family metalloprotease → MKRFPAAIVAVGLAAFACNRPQPQTREPASAPSRAVDDDAELGRLADERVMSELSVLADAPLAAYVNGVLSAVARQANPTATRWTLRLLDSSHVSVRSGPGGYVYVTRGFLACLGSEAELAAALAHEVAHVSERHWRRQAEYLVKRGVEDGDLDKLPPDDRLALLARLRDEERTADRLALGYLERAGYARGGLAKVLRLFAELERLAGGSRVPPLLRTHPVTGERLRALEQQKDPGGEWKAREYLSKIDGLPFGEDPRDGYLYGDRYVVPNADFELVLPSLWRAQLIGKDLMAALPGKATILLVARSEHGSLERTLDALGKRESFTESNLGGQRVFVAKSVPEGALSSLSWVFDTPVAPLVLALVVPRGDEETDAVKALLGGVGKISNPALKNLGVLRIRLTTLERETSLRALFAENPPRTNLATLALINGVGPDQPLPAGSVVKRVDP, encoded by the coding sequence GTGAAGCGCTTTCCGGCAGCTATCGTGGCGGTGGGCCTGGCAGCGTTTGCCTGCAATCGCCCCCAGCCCCAGACGCGAGAGCCCGCGAGCGCTCCGTCCCGCGCGGTGGACGACGACGCGGAGCTCGGCCGGCTCGCCGACGAGCGGGTGATGTCGGAGCTCTCGGTGCTCGCCGACGCCCCGCTCGCGGCCTACGTGAACGGCGTGCTCTCGGCCGTCGCTCGCCAGGCCAATCCCACGGCCACCCGCTGGACGCTGCGCCTGCTCGACAGCTCGCACGTGAGCGTTCGCTCCGGACCGGGAGGCTACGTCTACGTCACCCGGGGCTTCCTGGCCTGTCTCGGCTCCGAGGCGGAGCTCGCCGCGGCCCTGGCCCACGAGGTGGCGCACGTCTCGGAGCGGCACTGGCGACGGCAGGCGGAGTACCTGGTGAAGCGCGGCGTCGAAGACGGCGACCTCGACAAGCTCCCGCCCGACGACCGCCTGGCGCTGCTCGCGCGGCTGCGCGACGAAGAGCGGACGGCTGACCGGCTCGCGCTCGGCTATCTCGAGCGCGCCGGCTACGCGCGCGGGGGGTTGGCCAAGGTGCTCCGCTTGTTCGCCGAGCTCGAACGCTTGGCCGGGGGCAGCCGCGTGCCGCCTCTGTTGCGCACGCACCCCGTCACGGGCGAGCGGCTCAGGGCGCTCGAGCAGCAGAAGGACCCGGGCGGCGAGTGGAAGGCGCGGGAGTACCTGAGCAAGATCGACGGGCTTCCCTTCGGCGAAGACCCGCGCGACGGCTACCTGTACGGCGATCGCTACGTCGTGCCGAACGCCGACTTCGAGCTCGTGCTGCCGTCGCTCTGGCGCGCGCAGCTGATCGGCAAGGATCTGATGGCGGCCCTGCCCGGCAAGGCGACCATCCTCCTGGTGGCGCGCTCCGAGCACGGGAGCCTCGAGCGCACCCTCGATGCGCTCGGGAAACGCGAGAGCTTCACGGAGTCCAACCTGGGCGGCCAGCGCGTCTTCGTCGCGAAATCCGTGCCCGAGGGCGCTCTGAGCTCGCTCTCCTGGGTGTTCGACACGCCGGTCGCCCCGCTCGTTCTGGCGCTGGTGGTGCCGCGGGGCGACGAAGAGACCGACGCGGTGAAGGCCCTGCTGGGCGGCGTGGGGAAGATCTCGAATCCTGCCTTGAAGAACCTCGGCGTGCTGCGCATCCGCCTCACCACGCTGGAGAGAGAGACCTCGCTGCGCGCTCTCTTCGCCGAGAACCCGCCGCGCACGAACCTGGCCACGCTCGCCCTGATCAACGGCGTCGGCCCGGACCAGCCGCTTCCGGCGGGCAGCGTCGTCAAGCGCGTGGATCCCTGA
- a CDS encoding serine/threonine protein kinase translates to MAHIGRYELVRPIAQGGMATVYLAKVRGEGGFERLVALKVMHPHISNEPDFVSMFLDEARLAARIRHPNVVPTLAVERNEDGLCLVMEYIEGHALHSILRTALGAKKHLSIPVALRIVVDLLEGLHAAHELRDEEGHHLDLVHRDVSPQNVLVGADGVSRITDFGVAHARARLATTQGSGLKGKVAYLAPEQVMTTGKVDRRADVFAAGIVLWEALTGRRLFRGETEGQTIAQIMAGAQRAPREVRSDVPLQISDVCMKALTAARDDRFQTAVDFADALEAAATAAGVPLAKPREVAAEILSLDVKAPPIDAAKLHTGPAKSGSSSGISRGSATGDASALVASTPAAARTSKARWLGLGAAGVVAVVALGLVLGVRSGDGKSAAVQPTLAASTAPSVEAAPEPTPPAPAKPEPEPEVSAAPSPSAAPPASASAKPAQKTQTPSSRPTRPSAPGYRPEGL, encoded by the coding sequence ATGGCGCACATCGGTCGCTACGAGCTCGTTCGCCCGATCGCCCAGGGCGGAATGGCGACCGTGTATCTGGCGAAGGTGCGGGGCGAGGGCGGGTTCGAGCGCTTGGTCGCGCTCAAGGTGATGCACCCGCACATCTCCAACGAGCCCGACTTCGTGTCCATGTTCCTGGACGAGGCGCGGCTCGCGGCGCGCATCCGACACCCCAACGTCGTGCCCACCCTGGCGGTGGAGCGCAACGAGGACGGCCTGTGCCTGGTGATGGAGTACATCGAGGGGCACGCGCTGCACTCCATCTTGCGCACGGCGCTCGGCGCCAAGAAGCACCTCTCGATCCCGGTCGCGCTGCGCATCGTGGTGGACCTGCTCGAGGGGCTGCACGCCGCCCACGAGCTCCGGGACGAGGAGGGGCATCATCTGGACCTGGTCCACCGCGACGTTTCTCCGCAGAACGTGCTGGTGGGCGCGGACGGTGTCTCCCGCATCACCGACTTCGGCGTGGCCCACGCGCGCGCGCGCCTCGCAACCACCCAGGGCTCGGGGCTCAAAGGCAAGGTCGCCTACCTGGCGCCGGAGCAGGTGATGACCACCGGCAAGGTGGATCGGCGCGCGGACGTGTTCGCCGCCGGCATCGTGCTCTGGGAGGCGCTGACCGGACGCCGGCTGTTCCGCGGCGAGACCGAAGGCCAGACCATCGCGCAGATCATGGCCGGCGCTCAGCGAGCGCCACGGGAGGTGCGCAGCGACGTCCCGCTCCAGATCTCCGACGTCTGCATGAAGGCACTGACCGCGGCGCGAGACGATCGCTTCCAGACCGCGGTGGATTTCGCGGACGCGCTGGAAGCGGCCGCCACCGCCGCCGGCGTACCGCTCGCGAAGCCGCGCGAGGTGGCGGCCGAGATCCTGTCGCTCGACGTGAAGGCGCCGCCCATCGACGCCGCCAAGCTCCACACCGGCCCGGCAAAGAGCGGATCTTCGTCGGGCATTTCCCGGGGTAGCGCGACGGGCGACGCGAGCGCGCTGGTGGCTTCGACCCCAGCGGCGGCTCGCACGAGCAAGGCTCGCTGGCTCGGCCTCGGCGCCGCCGGTGTGGTCGCGGTCGTCGCGCTGGGGCTCGTGCTCGGCGTGCGCTCGGGAGATGGGAAGTCCGCGGCCGTCCAGCCCACCCTGGCAGCGAGCACGGCGCCCAGCGTCGAGGCCGCGCCAGAGCCGACCCCGCCGGCGCCGGCCAAGCCGGAGCCGGAGCCCGAAGTCTCGGCCGCTCCCAGCCCGAGCGCCGCGCCGCCGGCCTCCGCCAGCGCGAAACCCGCGCAAAAGACCCAGACCCCGAGCTCGCGCCCGACGCGTCCCTCCGCTCCGGGTTATCGTCCCGAAGGGTTGTGA
- a CDS encoding lysophospholipid acyltransferase family protein, translated as MTGSWGRRAVTIPAVTLAFLLATTLLPLLFLGASLIDLTRWLRRRVPWVSLRILAFLWFYLAAQLLGLTALAWVWLRTRSAGRERLIAATFAVQEAWASALFRAVSALFGLDFELEGDEELEPGPYLVFIRHASVIDTLLPTVFVTAKHGIRLRFVLKRELLIDPCLDVAGQRLPNYFVQRTGDDASDVRGVAALASGLGPNEGVLIYPEGTRFGPNKHRRALAKLETEAPEVFALAKSLTHVLPPRLGGALALLDAAPEVDAVFFAHTGLDGFASVRDIFRHALGRRRVSIKLWRVPRSQIPLARADRVRWLYGEWQKLNDWIAARVRSAGA; from the coding sequence ATGACGGGGAGCTGGGGGCGCCGGGCGGTCACGATTCCGGCGGTGACCCTCGCCTTCCTCCTGGCGACCACCCTCCTGCCCCTGCTTTTCCTGGGCGCGTCGCTGATCGATCTGACGCGCTGGCTCCGCCGACGGGTGCCCTGGGTCAGCCTCCGCATCCTCGCGTTTCTCTGGTTCTACCTGGCCGCGCAGCTGCTCGGGCTGACGGCGCTAGCCTGGGTCTGGCTGCGCACGCGCTCCGCCGGCAGAGAGCGCTTGATCGCCGCGACCTTCGCGGTACAGGAGGCCTGGGCGAGCGCGCTCTTCCGCGCGGTGTCAGCGCTCTTCGGTCTCGACTTCGAGCTCGAGGGCGACGAAGAGCTCGAGCCCGGCCCGTACCTGGTCTTCATCCGACACGCCAGCGTCATCGACACGCTGCTGCCCACGGTGTTCGTGACCGCCAAGCACGGCATCCGCTTGCGTTTCGTGCTCAAGCGCGAGCTCCTGATCGACCCTTGCCTCGACGTGGCGGGGCAACGTTTGCCCAACTACTTCGTGCAACGCACCGGCGATGACGCGAGCGACGTCCGCGGAGTGGCGGCGCTGGCTTCGGGCCTGGGACCGAACGAAGGCGTGTTGATCTACCCCGAAGGCACGCGCTTCGGCCCGAACAAGCACCGTCGCGCGCTCGCCAAGCTGGAGACCGAAGCGCCGGAGGTGTTCGCGCTGGCCAAGTCGCTGACCCACGTCCTCCCACCCCGGCTCGGGGGCGCGCTCGCGCTCTTGGACGCCGCCCCAGAGGTCGACGCAGTGTTCTTCGCACACACCGGCTTGGACGGTTTCGCGAGTGTCCGCGACATCTTCCGTCACGCGCTCGGGCGGCGGCGCGTCTCGATCAAGCTCTGGCGCGTCCCGCGCAGCCAGATCCCGCTGGCGCGAGCCGATCGGGTACGCTGGCTGTACGGCGAGTGGCAGAAGCTGAACGACTGGATCGCGGCGCGCGTGAGGAGTGCAGGTGCATGA